CTCCGAAAGCAAACAATGCTTCTGGAACATAGTGCTGGatactgttcatgaatagtgacTTGTCTTCGTCTTTATACGGCTTCTTTTGTCCAGAATTGTTCATCAAACAGTGACTGGTGCTGTAGacttggctatatatatatatatatatatatatatataaatagccaaatttgagagaaaatctaattagattttaaattggaattaAATGTgcaatgtgtctcatctaatctaagcttttaaatttttgtgctaagtaagttaatttagtgtaaaaattagaatttaattttgcgccacatgtcccatttaatctaaatttttttaatttttatgccaagtgaattaattcaGTGTGTAGAAAACGAtgagtctaatataaataaacctaggtaatgtatgtatgtatgtatgtatgtatgtatgtacaaagcttagagaaaatttgattagaatcaaaattagatTTCGCATTTGTTAGCttttcatacaaattaaattgtttagatttttgctgttatatatttatttatttatttttgctgaactaattagtattttttttttatattgtttctatttaaatattttgtatgtgaAGATCTTGAACATAACAAACTGTAACTGAGCTAAACGATTTCATGCATCTATTCTCATTCAATTCAGGAGATATTATTGAACcaatttattctttaattttgtgttatatttagtATAATTTCACAGACATTGATattgaattgatattgtatttgTAGTGTCtaataatgatttttaaaattataaacataaaaGTAATGTAATAAGAAACTTAGTGTTATCAATATCATATAGAACGCAaggaaaaatcattttagtaCCTCCAAATTTCCTAGTCGAACTAATGTCCTACGTATTTAATAACCTAAACTAACATCAACATAGCACCACTACAATTCATCATTCCTATGCGTAAGTACGAGTTACATACTAGTAACCAATAACtctaaaacaacaacaattttgacaaaatatttcacaattgttgaggtaAAAAATTGTTAACTATAGCTAATAAATTGATATCAATGGTAGTCCTATAGTTCGATAagtatcaataaaaatttgttaaaaaatgttttgaaaattactcATCTAtctatatggttttttttttttccctgaaaaCTTTTTAGGGGCGTTTTTCATGCTACCACCAACCATCCAAAattggagtatttttttttagctaaaacGGCTTCCTAAATTGTGCCGGTGGGCTATAATTGAATGGATTGAGATTAGGTGCAATACTTAGGGCATTGCACCTGATGCAATTGTAATCAATGGCtgagattgaaaattaaaaaaacagttttcaatctcaaccattaaataaaatatattaaaggaaagttaaaatgtaaaaaatgtataaaaaaaaaatttaagagaaagTGGGTGAATTGCATCAAGTGCAATACCCTAGGAATAGAGACTAGAGTGTCACCTTAGGAAGAAGTCAATCTCATTCCAAACTTGCTTTGGCTTGCGTGGGATGATTGGGAtctatattttatcaaaattccTTCAAATgcataaaaagaataatttttatcacaattatCTACATAATAAATGGTAAATTGTGAGTGATAGAGAAAAAATGATTGGTCTATAAGAAAGTGACAGATAATCAATTACagtttgcaaaaaaaataagaaatttatatatatatatatattttttttttttcatgcgaTTACAGAATTACTAGTCAAATATTCtatacacaccaaacaaaacaaCCACAGAAAGAGGCAAATTGGTTCACGACTCAAACGGTGAATCCAAATCCCACCAcaaacttttctcaaaaaagaatcCCACAACAACCAAAATCAGATCCCTCCTACCAAAACGAATACAGCACTAATGAAACTACCTTTGATGCCTTAGCAGAAGTCGAGTAGTCCTATAAAACACAAGTAGATAAGAGTGAGCAAAACATAGcagttgggattttttttttttttttttaatttatttttgactaTGGATTACGAGCAACAAAGAAAGGCTGGCTCTTCTTCTTGTTCGGTTCCTTTGCTTGAATCTTCTTCGAAAGGAACAGCTTCAATAGCTCAAACACTTGGAAATATTATAGTGTCTGTTATTGGTACCGGTGTGTTGGGCCTCCCTTTCGCTTTCAGAATTGCCGGTTGGCTTGCTGGATTGTTTGGCGTTATCATTGTTGGGCTCTGCAGCTACTATTGCATGCTCCTTCTTGTCAGTtcattcatctctctctctctctttgtttttgcaccaactttttcttccttttaatctttctttcttttgctagTCATAGATAGATTGAGATTTGGACTACAGGCTCTTGAAATTGACTCACGGATGATTATTCTGTGAAAGACTATGTTTTTACTCCCGAAGTTATTTCTTTaaatgttttatcttttgttgtttgttgaGCAAAAAGATGTTCATATAAGTTATTTGATTTTCAAAGTTGGAATTGAACGGAGCCGAATTCTCATTGTACATCATTATTAATGTTGATTCTGTCTTTTTTGCTACAAGttctttaatttataagttgtaTGAATCTACAACACTCTTTTAAGTCTTAAAAGCCAGAATCAACAAGTTAGCTGGTGAGTTTAGATCCAACTTTTCACTAAAAACTTATttgcttatttgttgaaaattggTTAAAAGTGCTATGAAAAGCTGCAACTTTTGAAAATTCTTATTCAAATGTTACATTTACTTCAACAGGTTCAATGCAGACGAAAGTTGGCATCAGAAGAAGAATCAATACATCTGAACAGCTATGGCGACCTGGGCTATAAATGTTTGGGAAGGACAGGTCGATATGTAACAGAATTCCTTATTTTGATTGCCCAATGTGGAGGTTCAGTGGCATATCTGGTATTCATTGGACAAAACCTTTCATCAATATTCAAAGGCTATGGCCTCAACTTGGCGTCTTACATATTTTTGTTAGTGCCAATTGAAATTGGCTTGTCATGGATAGGCAGTCTATCAGCTCTATCACCTTTCAGCATCTTTGCCGATATTTGTAATTTGTTAGCTATGGCAATTGTGGTGAAGCAGGATATACAAAAAGTGGTAGGAGGTGAATTTGCATTTAGAGATAGGACGGCGATCACATCCAACATAGGAGGATTGCCATTTGCAGGAGGGATGGCAGTGTTCTGCTTTGAGGGGTTTGGGATGACATTGGCATTGGAAGCCTCTATGAAAGACAAATCCAGTT
This genomic stretch from Castanea sativa cultivar Marrone di Chiusa Pesio chromosome 9, ASM4071231v1 harbors:
- the LOC142610952 gene encoding amino acid transporter ANT1, coding for MDYEQQRKAGSSSCSVPLLESSSKGTASIAQTLGNIIVSVIGTGVLGLPFAFRIAGWLAGLFGVIIVGLCSYYCMLLLVQCRRKLASEEESIHLNSYGDLGYKCLGRTGRYVTEFLILIAQCGGSVAYLVFIGQNLSSIFKGYGLNLASYIFLLVPIEIGLSWIGSLSALSPFSIFADICNLLAMAIVVKQDIQKVVGGEFAFRDRTAITSNIGGLPFAGGMAVFCFEGFGMTLALEASMKDKSSFPKLLATAFTGITLLYASFGFFGYMAYGDQTKDIITLNLPHNWTSIAVQVGLCLGIIFTFPIMVHPINEIVERNLGKGKWFQKLHHNSEYSTTRMGKYAMYMTRAILVVVLAVLASYVPGFGVFVSLVGSTVCALISFVLPASFHLVLFGSSLNFWQRALDICILSCGLLFAAYGTYNAVVGV